GCAGGTTGAGGATGGATTGGGCTACATGCTGATTACCAGTGAAAGGTCGCAGTTGGTGGAGTTCAGCGGAAAAAGGTTTGATTGATCCCAAGAGCCCTTCCAACATCATGGCTCCGGTGATGTCAGCATGGGCAAGGATGTTATAAAACCTATCAAGGATTTTGACTCCAAAAGCAGCCATAAACTGAGTGCCATTGATCAAAGCCAATCCTTCTTTGGGTCCCAAGTGAATAGCTTCCAACTGATGTTGCCGCAATGCTTCAGCTGAAGAAAGGGTTTTTCCTTGGTAATGTACTTTTCCCAAACCGATCAATGGTATAAACAAATGGGAGAGGGGTGCCAAATCACCTGAGGCACCTACTGAACCTTGTTTGGGTACTACAGGAATTACATTCTGCTCAATATGCCAGATAATCCTATCGAGAGTCTGTTCATTAATCCCCGAATAACCCTTGGCCAAAGCATGCAGCTTGAGAATCAACATCAGTTTTGCGATTTCTGTAGGAATGGGTTCACCCAATCCGACTGCATGGCTTTTGAGCAGGTTTTCTTGGAGTTTACGGGTTTGGTCAGGGGAGATCAATGTGGTACAGAGCGGACCGAAACCTGTATTGATGCCATAGACAGGTTTGCCATTGTCGACTATTTTTTCTACTGCCGCAGCGCTTGTTCGTACTTTTTCTCTGGTTTCTTCGGAAAGAATTCCTTCGATTTCATTCCTTGCGATTCCAAGGGCAATGGAAGCGGTGAGGTGTTCTTGGCCGTATTGGAAGGTTTTCATCATAAAGAAGTTTTTTGTCTCCCGCTAAGGCGCAAAGGCGCAAAGAATAGGGAAGTTTTATAATACAAAAATAACTTTAATGATTGATAATTATAAATACCAACAAAGTCATTAATTGATTACTTTGAGTTATTACTAAAAATGAGTATTTTTACAACTTGCAAATAGAACAAACTAATAAATGGGAATCTTTAAGGTCACAATCCGTGACCATAAAGAATGATCCTTTTTATTTCTGGAATATAAACTTGACTTAGCAACAGGAGTGTAAACGAATAAATTTTGATTTCTTTGCGTCTCTGCGACTTAGCGGGAACCCATTATGACAATTGAATTAAGACACCTAGAATACTTCCGTGCCGTAGCCGAAGAACTGAATTTCGGCAGGGCAGCAGAGCGCTTGTTTATCTCCCAACCTGGTCTCAGCCGACAGATCAAACAGATGGAAGAGATCCTGGAGGTGCAGTTGTTTGAAAGAACCAAAAGAAAAGTGGAACTAACGGCTGCTGGGCATTACCTCAAGTCGGAGGTGGACTATATCTTCAATCACCTCGAACTCACCAAATCCCAACTTAAGGAAATTGCAACAGGGAATATCGGGGAGTTAAGAATAGGCTTTCTGGGTTCTGCTGCCCATACTGTTCTGCCCGAACTGCTGGTAAAAATCTCCCAACAATTCCCGGGTATCCGGACTACCATGGAGGAACTCAGCAATACTTTGCAGGTAGAAATGCTGGAAAAAGACAAATTGGATTTGGGTTTTGTGCGATTGGCACGGGTTCCTGAAGTACTTCAGATGAAAATGGTGCATCAGGATACTTTCTCTGTGGTATTGCCTTTGGACCACCATTTGGCAGAACATGAGTTTAAACATGTAGGCCAATTGAAAGAAGAAAACTTTATTCTCTTTTCCCATGACTATTCTTCCATTTATTATGATAAGATCATGTCCATTTGCGAGGATCAGGGTTTTTCTCCCCGTATCACACACAAATCTGTCCATGCCCTGACCATTTTCAAATTGGTGGAAGCAGGATTGGGAGTCGCCATTGTGCCGACATCACTTCGCCAAGGTTACGATTTGAAGGTGAAGTTTATTGAGCTGGACAAGATCAAGCAAAAAACGGAGCTCTATGCGGTTTGGAAGAAGGGGAATAGGAATCCGGCGGTTTCTAAAGTTTTGGGGTTGTTGAAATGATATATACTTCGTGAAATTTATTGAAATATACCTATGGTGAAATATTGCAGAGCCAATTCTATTCAGGTATTATCTTAATTATCTGTCCCATTGGTGAAAAAATTTTAAAATGTTATAACTTGTTATTACTTTTCCCTAAATTTAAACATGGAAACTAAAATCAGAAAAATCGGTAACAGCAGCGGGATTATTTTGCCCAAAGCATTGATTGATAAATATGATCTTGCTGAGGTAATAATAGAAGATCATGGTGATGGAATTATCATCAAACCGGCTAAGAAATCTATGTTTCAGACCAAAATGGAAGAGGCTAGGAAAAACAAAAAAGCTATCTATTCTGAAATAGAAAAGCAGGCTTCTCATCCAGAAATGAAGGTCTTTTATGAACGGGAAGCAGAGGATTGGGATGGCATAGATACTGAAATCATGGATTGATGAAATCAAGGATAATGCAAGCGACACGCAAAGGGATGATTACCATTTATGCGTAGATTCCAACCCGACTTTCGGGACAAGTCCTGACCAATGAAGAACAAAATATAATCAGATGAAAAACGGAGAGATATGGTTGGTAAATTTTGAACCGCAGGTTGGCCAAGAGATAAGAAAGACCAGACCAGCCATCATTGTCAATTCTGATTCCTTTGGTGTCTTACCATTAAAAGTGGTAGTTCCCCTTACTGATGGAGCGAAGGCAGGTATGGCATGGATGGCCAGAATTTATCCCAATAAGCAAAATGGATTAAGTAAGGAATCTTTGGCGGACTGCTTTCAAGTCAAAAGCCTTTCTGAAAGAAGGTTTGTAAAGAAGTTGGGCAGTCTTTCAGATGAGGAAACGGCAGAAGTAAAGGTTTGCTTGGCAAAGGTTTTGGAATTATTTTAAATAGGTGAAAAGAATTTTTATCAAATCAGTATCTGTATACGATGTTATATCGTATATTCATAAAAAAATGAAATCATGAAAGTTACAGCAATAATACCTGATGATTTGATAGCCGAAGCGATGGAACTTTCCAAAGCAGAAACCATCACCGAAACCTTAAAAATTGCTTTACACACTTACATCCGATCCCAAAAAATAAAAGAATTGGGAGTCATGATATTGAGTGAACCTTTGGAATTTAAATATACCTCTCAAGAATTACGTGAGTTGAATAGAAAATGAAAGGAGTTGTTTTTGATACCTCAATCTGGATTGAATATTTAAAGGGGAACTCGGAGTACTTTTCTATTTGTCAGGAACTCTTGGAAAACGGGAGAGTTTGGAGCTTAGAGCTGATTTTTGCAGAGTTATTTCAGGGAGCCAAAGGCAAAAGGGAAATGAATTTGATCATGGATTACGTGTCGAATGTTCCATTGATCGATGAGCCACTTCTGATTATTGAGGCAGGAATGCTTTCCAATGAACTTAATTTGATCAATGAAGGGGTAGGATTGATAGATGCAGTAATCATCCATTCCGTCAGAAAAAACCAACTTCAGCTTTGGACTTTGGATAAAAAGATAAGAAGAGTAATTGGATATGATTTTTTGTTTAGGAGTTGAAATGGTTTCAATATGAAGACGGGCATTTTTCTGGTTTCTTCGTCGCGGTGAATTTAACCAATGGGTCTTTTTTTCGAGAAAAGACCTTCGAGGTTTTGAAAACCTCAAAGGTCAGCAGTCTAGCCTCTCGCCTCTAATTTCTTGCCTCTAAACCGAATGCCGTGCAAATGTCGGGTTAAATCCTCCCATTTTTCGGGCTATATTTGTAGAAATCAATCCAACTTGCCATGGTCAAACAAAATCTAATGAACATGAAACAACCGCTATTAGGCCAGAAAATCCTGGAATGGAGAAAGGCCAAAGGATTGACCCAAGAAGAAGTCGTGGAGCGCTGCAATATCAATGTGCGCACCATTCAAAGGATTGAAGCAGGGGAAGTTACCCCAAGGTCTTTTACTGTAAAAGCTATATTGGAAGTATTGGAAGTCAACCCGGAAGAAGTGAAAAATCTTCAATTGGAGAAGGAAGAAGTGTCCCAACCAAGTAATTTAAATTCTTGGCTCAGGTTTTCCTTTATCGCAGGGATCATATATTTGATCTTGGCCATAGTGGAGTCTGTGATAGATTTTCAGCTTTTTATCGAAAAGTCAAGCTTTTCTGCGGGATTTGGATATTTCTATACAATCCTCAAAATGTCAGTTCTGGTTTTCTTCTTCCTATTTACAGGGGCATTTTATAAACTGGGAGAAGCTTTTTCAAATTTGCTTTTGAAAGTCATGGCCATCTTTCTGATGATATTGACGGGAGCGATCATTCTGGAAGACATTGTGACTTATTGGATGGGAATTGACATTGTTTCCGGGCTTCTATTAAGGTCAATGATGGCTGGATTGGTCTATGTGTTGTTTGCAACAAGTTTTCTTCATCTTTCTAAACATAAAGGCATCACTTATATTATTGTAGGTGCATTGGGAATGGTAACTGGAATCTGTTTTATGACTTTCATATTTGCTTTGCCAGGACTGTTTTTCCTTACCATTTTCGAAATTTCCCTGATAGTATTGCTTTACCAAGAATATAGAAAATCCTCTCCTGACAATCCTTTGTCTTATATTTCTCAAGAAAGGGTTTTTCAATAATATAGATTTGATTAGGGTCAGTTTACCTTTTCTGCGACTAAGTTTAGCCGGCAGGAAAGGTTTTCTTATTTTTGACCATGTCCCAGCAAACTTTTGTCTCTAAAGCCTACGAACTGATCACTGATGAAGGGGAAGAAAGGACCTGCGAGTCGATCTCCGAAAAATCCTGCAAAGAAACTCCGGGTAATTTTTTCAAAAATGTCTTCAGTGGATCCCTTTCCAAATTGGCCGAGCAGTTGGTCAGCCCCGGGACAACCCTGCCTTGGATTTTGGCAGCTTTAGGCGTACCGAATCTCTTTACCGGGGCTTTGGTACCTATCAAAGATGCCGGGTCATTGTTGCCACAGCTTTTTGTTTCTGCAAAAATAAGAGCTTATGCAGTAAGAAAATGGTTTTGGGTTATTCCGGCTTTGATTCAGGCTTTGGCTTTGTTTACAATGGCTTTTGTGGTTTTTGAGACTAAAGGAAGTACAGCGGGAATTTTGATCTTGAGCCTCTTACTGCTTTTCAGTTTGGCAAGTGGGGTGGCAAGCATCAGTTTCAAGGACGTCATAGGAAAAACCATCCCCAAAGGGAAAAGGGGGCAGTTGTTGGCTGTGCGGTCCACCATAGGGGGTATTTTGACTTTGGCAGCAGGCGTTTTTATTCTTCAGGACCTGGAAGGTAGACAGGATCACATCATGTTGTTTTGGCTGGTGATGTCGGGAGCAATCCTATGGGTTTTCTCTGCCTTTTTGTTTGCTTTGATTGCAGAAGAAAAGGGAGCGACAGAAGGAGGGAGGTCTCCAATAAACGAAATCAAGCATGCATGGAAGTTTTGGAAAGAAGACAGCAATCTGAGACGCTTTATTTTTACCCGAGGGCTTTTGATGGCAATTCCATTGGCACAACCCTTTTTTGTAGTGTTGGGAAAAGAGGAATTGGGCAGCGAAGTAAATAATTTAGGTGTTATGGTGATAGCCGCTGGAATAGCTAATATTATCAGCAGCCCATTTTGGGGCAGATTTGCCGATCAATCCAGTCGTAAGCTGATGGTCTGGGTTTCTGTTTTGGGAATGGTCAATATTTCCCTGATGGCTTTGTTTCCATTTTGGCCTGAATCTTTGCAGAATATTTACACATTCGCCGTACTCTTCCTGATTCAGGTGATGGCACATGGAGGGGCAAGGTTGAGCAGGAAAACTTATCTGGTAGACTTTGCCCCGGAAAAAGAAAGACCACTTTATGTATCCCTTTCCAATACCATGATCGGAATCTTTACCCTGATTGCAGCAGGTTTGGGAAGTTTGTCTTCTTTCTTTGGTATTCAGGCAATGCTATTCGTATTTGTAGGCTTGCTTGGCTTGGGGTTGTTTTTGGCTTTGAAGTTGAAGGAGGTTTAAACTGGTTACTCTTTCATTTAGAATTTAAGAATGAATTCCTGTAAGTTATCAGTTCTTTCCAGTTTGATTTTTTTGCGTAACCTGTACCGGGCGATTTCGATTCCTCTTGTAGAAATATTCATCAAATAAGCGATTTCCTTCGAAGAGAGATTCATCCTGAGATAGGCGCTGAGTTTGATCTCCTGTGGGCTAAGGTCAGGATATTGTTTTTTGAACCTGGACATAAAGTCTCCATGGACCTGGTCAAAATGGATTTCAAACTGTTCCCAGTCTTTGTCTCCGGCTATATTTTTATCAATGCTTTGAATGACCTTTTGGATTTCATTTTTGACTTCCTGGTTTTTACTCTTTTTGATAATGGAATTCAGATGGGTTTTGGTATGATCAATGAAGCCGTTTTTATTGAGCAGATGCATGGTAGCTGAGGCCAATTCCTTGTCTTTGTTTTGAATCTCAGCCATAAGCTTCTCATTCCTTAAGCGATCAATTTCTTCCTGGGAGCTTTTCAATGCAGATTCTTTTTGCTGCAAAGCTTTCCTTTGGGCATCTGTGATCTGATGGGTTTTTTTCTGGAATCTTTTATCTATCACTTTGTAAATAAATGAGAGCAAAACCAGAGAAAGGGAAAAGTAAATGAAATAAGCTAAATATGACCTGTACCAAGGGGGAAGAATTCTAAACGCGTAAGTATCTGGACTACTGATTTGGTCGTAAATGTTTTTACTGCGTACATGGAATATATATTTCCCTTCCCGAAGGTTGGTATAGGCTTTGTCCCTTTTGAAAGTCCAATCTCCATAACCGTCTTCAAATCCTTCCAGCCAAAATTGGAATAAGGTGGTATTTTCGTTGTTGGGGATGGGGTTACTTGATTCGAACCGGATATTTGCCAAATGATAAGGGATGGAAGGAATGGCCTTTGGTACTTGGGAATATTGCAGGGAATCTTTTTCCCAATAGTTGCCCTGTGAAATCAAAGAATCAGAAACACCGGTAAGGTAAACTGACCGA
This window of the Aquiflexum balticum DSM 16537 genome carries:
- a CDS encoding LysR family transcriptional regulator codes for the protein MTIELRHLEYFRAVAEELNFGRAAERLFISQPGLSRQIKQMEEILEVQLFERTKRKVELTAAGHYLKSEVDYIFNHLELTKSQLKEIATGNIGELRIGFLGSAAHTVLPELLVKISQQFPGIRTTMEELSNTLQVEMLEKDKLDLGFVRLARVPEVLQMKMVHQDTFSVVLPLDHHLAEHEFKHVGQLKEENFILFSHDYSSIYYDKIMSICEDQGFSPRITHKSVHALTIFKLVEAGLGVAIVPTSLRQGYDLKVKFIELDKIKQKTELYAVWKKGNRNPAVSKVLGLLK
- a CDS encoding AbrB/MazE/SpoVT family DNA-binding domain-containing protein, producing the protein METKIRKIGNSSGIILPKALIDKYDLAEVIIEDHGDGIIIKPAKKSMFQTKMEEARKNKKAIYSEIEKQASHPEMKVFYEREAEDWDGIDTEIMD
- a CDS encoding type II toxin-antitoxin system PemK/MazF family toxin — protein: MKNGEIWLVNFEPQVGQEIRKTRPAIIVNSDSFGVLPLKVVVPLTDGAKAGMAWMARIYPNKQNGLSKESLADCFQVKSLSERRFVKKLGSLSDEETAEVKVCLAKVLELF
- a CDS encoding type II toxin-antitoxin system VapB family antitoxin, producing the protein MKVTAIIPDDLIAEAMELSKAETITETLKIALHTYIRSQKIKELGVMILSEPLEFKYTSQELRELNRK
- a CDS encoding PIN domain-containing protein, which translates into the protein MKGVVFDTSIWIEYLKGNSEYFSICQELLENGRVWSLELIFAELFQGAKGKREMNLIMDYVSNVPLIDEPLLIIEAGMLSNELNLINEGVGLIDAVIIHSVRKNQLQLWTLDKKIRRVIGYDFLFRS
- a CDS encoding helix-turn-helix domain-containing protein, producing MKQPLLGQKILEWRKAKGLTQEEVVERCNINVRTIQRIEAGEVTPRSFTVKAILEVLEVNPEEVKNLQLEKEEVSQPSNLNSWLRFSFIAGIIYLILAIVESVIDFQLFIEKSSFSAGFGYFYTILKMSVLVFFFLFTGAFYKLGEAFSNLLLKVMAIFLMILTGAIILEDIVTYWMGIDIVSGLLLRSMMAGLVYVLFATSFLHLSKHKGITYIIVGALGMVTGICFMTFIFALPGLFFLTIFEISLIVLLYQEYRKSSPDNPLSYISQERVFQ
- a CDS encoding MFS transporter, translated to MSQQTFVSKAYELITDEGEERTCESISEKSCKETPGNFFKNVFSGSLSKLAEQLVSPGTTLPWILAALGVPNLFTGALVPIKDAGSLLPQLFVSAKIRAYAVRKWFWVIPALIQALALFTMAFVVFETKGSTAGILILSLLLLFSLASGVASISFKDVIGKTIPKGKRGQLLAVRSTIGGILTLAAGVFILQDLEGRQDHIMLFWLVMSGAILWVFSAFLFALIAEEKGATEGGRSPINEIKHAWKFWKEDSNLRRFIFTRGLLMAIPLAQPFFVVLGKEELGSEVNNLGVMVIAAGIANIISSPFWGRFADQSSRKLMVWVSVLGMVNISLMALFPFWPESLQNIYTFAVLFLIQVMAHGGARLSRKTYLVDFAPEKERPLYVSLSNTMIGIFTLIAAGLGSLSSFFGIQAMLFVFVGLLGLGLFLALKLKEV